Proteins encoded within one genomic window of Candidatus Giovannonibacteria bacterium:
- the uvrB gene encoding excinuclease ABC subunit UvrB, which yields MTLFKLHEPYKPAGDQPRAISELTRLLKSNNRHQTLLGVTGSGKTFTMANVIANLGRPALVISHNKTLAAQLYQEFKTFFPKNAVHYFVSYYDYYQPEAYIPQTDTYIEKDAKINDFIDAMRHATTATALTRRDFVIVASVSCIYGIGDPSEYEKAALEVKEGMQISQRAFLKKLVEMQYERNNYDRLAPPSAGQAGVFKVRGEAVEIFSPAGNSIIRIEWNGNTIEKISGGGKIFPAKHFVTPQEKLELALANIKLELKTRTAELKKEGKLLEAQRITQRTNFDLKMLRETGYTHGIENYSRQLAFRKAGEPPATLLDYLPAGKAGLPDDFVTFIDESHMSIPQIRGMYSGDRARKQVLVDYGFRLPSAIDNRPLKFEEFNQKIRQVVYVSATPAPYELNLSCQRESNLSPGLLSFANSYHSHTDSQHSCYIIEQIIRPTGLLDPRLEIRGTANQMKNVVSEIEKRASRKERVLVTTLTKRMAEDLADYLKEKPASPAGRNIKAEYLHSDIKTLERHKILRDLRKGVYDVIVGINLLREGIDLPEVSLVIILDADKEGFLRNAQTLIQTIGRAARHTQGTVIMYADTTTDSMKKALEETGRRRKIQEEYNKKHGLTPQPIQRQIGENIFGAESAVKKFDLTKMSKQMSREKLKQELEEEMLEAAKNLDFEKAAELRDLIKTIK from the coding sequence ATGACCTTATTTAAACTTCACGAGCCCTATAAACCGGCTGGAGATCAGCCAAGAGCGATTAGTGAATTGACCCGGCTTTTGAAATCTAACAACCGGCACCAAACTCTGCTTGGCGTCACCGGCTCGGGAAAAACTTTTACGATGGCGAATGTCATCGCGAATTTAGGCCGTCCGGCTTTGGTGATTTCGCACAATAAAACTTTGGCCGCCCAGCTTTATCAGGAATTTAAAACTTTTTTCCCAAAAAACGCCGTGCATTATTTCGTTTCCTACTACGATTACTACCAGCCGGAAGCATACATCCCGCAGACGGACACTTATATAGAAAAGGATGCAAAGATAAACGATTTCATTGACGCGATGCGCCACGCGACTACCGCCACGGCTCTTACGCGCAGGGATTTCGTGATTGTCGCCTCCGTTTCCTGCATCTACGGCATCGGCGACCCATCTGAATACGAAAAGGCGGCGCTTGAGGTAAAAGAGGGTATGCAGATTTCGCAGCGCGCTTTTTTGAAAAAATTAGTTGAAATGCAATACGAAAGAAATAATTATGATAGGCTTGCCCCGCCATCGGCGGGGCAAGCCGGAGTTTTCAAAGTGCGCGGGGAAGCGGTGGAAATTTTTTCTCCGGCCGGAAACTCGATAATTCGGATTGAGTGGAATGGGAACACTATAGAAAAAATAAGCGGGGGCGGAAAAATTTTCCCCGCAAAACATTTCGTGACTCCGCAGGAAAAATTGGAGCTCGCGCTGGCTAACATAAAACTTGAACTGAAAACCAGAACCGCGGAGCTCAAAAAAGAAGGAAAATTATTGGAAGCCCAAAGAATCACCCAGCGCACTAATTTTGATTTAAAAATGCTCCGCGAGACCGGCTACACGCACGGAATAGAAAACTACTCGCGTCAGCTCGCATTTAGAAAAGCAGGAGAGCCGCCGGCCACTTTGCTGGACTACCTGCCTGCCGGCAAGGCGGGTTTACCGGATGATTTCGTAACTTTTATTGATGAATCGCATATGTCTATCCCCCAAATCCGCGGAATGTACAGCGGGGACCGCGCGAGAAAACAGGTTTTGGTTGATTACGGCTTCCGCCTGCCGTCGGCAATAGATAATCGGCCATTAAAGTTTGAAGAGTTTAATCAAAAAATCAGGCAGGTTGTTTATGTTTCCGCGACTCCAGCGCCCTACGAACTGAATCTCTCGTGTCAAAGAGAAAGCAACCTCTCCCCCGGTCTTCTCTCCTTCGCAAATTCGTATCATTCGCATACCGATTCGCAACATTCGTGTTATATCATTGAACAAATCATCCGCCCGACCGGGCTTTTGGACCCGCGCCTTGAAATCCGCGGCACGGCAAACCAGATGAAGAACGTTGTGTCAGAAATAGAAAAGCGGGCGAGCCGCAAAGAAAGAGTTCTGGTTACCACTCTCACCAAACGCATGGCCGAAGACTTGGCGGATTATTTGAAAGAAAAACCCGCCTCGCCAGCAGGCAGGAATATTAAAGCCGAATATCTTCATTCGGATATAAAAACTTTGGAACGGCACAAAATTTTAAGAGATTTGCGGAAGGGCGTCTACGACGTGATTGTCGGGATAAATCTTTTAAGAGAAGGCATTGATCTGCCGGAGGTGTCTTTGGTAATAATTTTAGACGCCGACAAAGAGGGGTTTTTGAGGAACGCCCAAACTTTAATCCAAACCATCGGCCGCGCCGCGAGGCACACCCAAGGAACAGTAATAATGTACGCGGACACGACGACCGATTCAATGAAAAAAGCGCTGGAGGAAACCGGGCGCAGAAGAAAAATTCAGGAAGAGTACAACAAAAAACATGGCCTGACGCCGCAGCCCATTCAGCGTCAAATCGGCGAGAACATATTCGGCGCAGAATCAGCAGTTAAAAAATTTGATTTAACAAAAATGTCCAAACAAATGTCCCGCGAAAAACTAAAGCAGGAACTGGAAGAAGAAATGCTGGAAGCCGCCAAAAATCTGGACTTCGAAAAAGCCGCCGAACTGCGCGACTTGATTAAAACAATCAAATAA
- a CDS encoding SIMPL domain-containing protein (The SIMPL domain is named for its presence in mouse protein SIMPL (signalling molecule that associates with mouse pelle-like kinase). Bacterial member BP26, from Brucella, was shown to assemble into a channel-like structure, while YggE from E. coli has been associated with resistance to oxidative stress.), with protein MEINESKYLHIRPPKEALWALVIFLAVLIVFFGARTWNEVNGTNRPFPSSTISVSGEGKVFVKPDVAVVNIGVVKQGADLVSTQRSATDVINKVLEMLKREGVEDKDVKTTSYSISPRYDYKDGTQIFRGYEIHQNLEVKIRDLGKVGSTLSRSAEFGANQVGSIQFTVDDPKAAKEEARAAAIKDAREKAAKLAKSLNINLKKLVSYSESGGGFPPPVPIYGKAVEFGLGGDFPALPSGENEINIFVTLTYEIR; from the coding sequence ATGGAAATAAACGAATCAAAATATTTGCATATCAGGCCGCCGAAGGAGGCGCTTTGGGCGCTGGTGATATTTTTGGCCGTGCTCATTGTGTTTTTCGGCGCGCGCACGTGGAATGAAGTTAACGGGACCAACCGGCCGTTTCCGTCCTCCACAATCAGCGTTTCCGGCGAAGGAAAGGTCTTTGTTAAGCCGGACGTGGCAGTTGTAAATATCGGAGTTGTAAAACAGGGCGCCGACTTGGTTTCAACGCAGCGTTCCGCGACAGACGTCATAAACAAAGTTTTGGAGATGCTAAAGCGCGAAGGGGTGGAAGACAAAGACGTCAAAACAACTTCTTACAGCATAAGCCCGAGGTATGATTATAAAGACGGGACGCAAATATTCAGAGGATATGAAATTCATCAAAATCTTGAAGTTAAAATAAGAGACCTTGGCAAGGTGGGCAGCACACTTTCGCGCTCCGCTGAATTCGGCGCGAATCAGGTTGGCTCCATTCAATTTACGGTGGACGACCCGAAGGCGGCAAAAGAAGAAGCGAGAGCCGCGGCCATTAAAGATGCAAGAGAAAAAGCCGCGAAGCTCGCTAAAAGTTTAAATATCAATCTTAAAAAATTAGTTTCGTATTCCGAATCCGGCGGTGGTTTTCCGCCTCCTGTGCCGATTTACGGAAAGGCGGTTGAATTTGGCCTTGGCGGAGATTTCCCCGCTCTGCCTTCCGGCGAGAATGAAATCAATATTTTTGTTACTCTGACTTACGAAATTCGCTAA
- a CDS encoding UDP-N-acetylmuramoyl-L-alanyl-D-glutamate--2,6-diaminopimelate ligase yields the protein MEALLNFIKRLIPKQIFGALQPHYHKCLAWLAALLYNFPSRKLKVVGVTGTNGKSTVVHLVTAILEEAGEKTASASSLRFRINGREWRNTLKMTMPGRFKLQKFLREALSAGCEYAVLEVTSEGIKQFRHVGTDFYMAVLTNVTPEHIESHGTFENYRAAKAELFKKAKIHILNGDDPSIDYFLKIPAQNRIIYSKKDLPPGIHLKLLGDFNLENAVAAYHAAKLLGVDFGAIKSALEKIEGVPGRLEFVQKKPFSVVVDYAHTPDALEKVYIALSHTAYGVRPNLICVLGSAGGGRDKWKRPEMGKIAGRFCKKIILTNEDPYDELPSAILEDIEKGVSQFLISNSKFLNKFQTQNYKKVLDRREAIREAIKSAESGDTVIITGKGAEPWIMGPNGTKIAWDDREVAREELSRL from the coding sequence ATGGAGGCGCTTTTGAATTTTATCAAGCGATTGATTCCCAAACAAATTTTTGGGGCATTGCAGCCGCATTATCACAAGTGTTTGGCTTGGTTAGCGGCTCTGCTGTATAATTTCCCATCGCGGAAATTAAAAGTCGTAGGAGTCACCGGGACCAACGGCAAGTCCACAGTGGTGCATCTTGTCACGGCTATTTTGGAAGAGGCCGGAGAAAAAACCGCATCTGCGTCGTCTTTGAGATTTCGCATAAACGGGCGGGAGTGGAGAAACACGCTTAAGATGACAATGCCCGGCAGATTCAAACTGCAAAAATTTTTGAGAGAGGCCCTTAGCGCTGGCTGCGAGTACGCTGTGCTTGAAGTTACTTCTGAAGGAATCAAGCAGTTCCGGCACGTCGGGACTGATTTTTACATGGCAGTCCTGACCAATGTCACTCCGGAGCACATAGAGTCGCACGGGACTTTTGAAAATTACCGCGCTGCAAAAGCTGAACTTTTCAAAAAAGCTAAAATCCATATTTTAAACGGCGATGACCCTTCAATTGATTATTTTTTAAAAATTCCCGCCCAAAACCGCATAATTTATTCAAAAAAAGATTTGCCGCCGGGGATTCATCTTAAACTTTTGGGCGATTTCAATCTGGAAAACGCTGTCGCGGCGTATCACGCGGCGAAACTTTTGGGAGTTGATTTCGGCGCCATAAAAAGCGCGCTGGAGAAAATAGAAGGCGTGCCGGGGCGGCTGGAATTTGTTCAAAAAAAGCCGTTCTCTGTGGTGGTGGATTACGCGCACACTCCGGACGCGCTGGAAAAAGTTTATATCGCCTTAAGCCATACGGCGTACGGCGTACGGCCCAATTTAATCTGCGTTTTGGGTTCGGCGGGCGGCGGGCGCGACAAATGGAAAAGGCCGGAGATGGGGAAAATCGCTGGCAGATTCTGCAAAAAAATTATTTTGACCAATGAGGACCCGTATGACGAGCTGCCTTCGGCTATTTTGGAGGATATTGAAAAAGGCGTCTCGCAATTTCTAATTTCTAATTCCAAATTTCTAAACAAATTCCAAACCCAAAACTACAAGAAAGTTTTGGATAGAAGAGAAGCCATTCGCGAAGCAATAAAATCTGCAGAGTCGGGCGACACGGTAATCATCACAGGCAAAGGCGCCGAGCCATGGATTATGGGGCCTAATGGGACAAAGATAGCGTGGGACGACAGGGAAGTTGCAAGAGAGGAACTTTCCAGATTATAA
- a CDS encoding four helix bundle protein: protein MSFHKNFSTTPPPRRVLPLLEKIKSAYLLWYSYYQILPKPHRHSLGQRIDTLFIETIEAISIAAFLARQEKQPYIRLAIRKVDTLNILLMILWETKSLENKKYAALSIKIIEIGKMLGGWSGQILKQNSPKTGEK, encoded by the coding sequence TTGAGTTTTCATAAAAATTTTTCCACTACGCCCCCCCCCCGCAGGGTTTTACCGCTTCTTGAAAAAATAAAAAGCGCATATTTATTATGGTACAGTTATTATCAAATTTTGCCCAAACCACACAGGCATTCTCTTGGTCAGCGAATTGATACGCTTTTTATAGAAACAATCGAGGCAATATCAATTGCCGCTTTTTTGGCTCGCCAGGAAAAACAGCCATATATCCGTCTTGCGATACGAAAAGTTGATACGTTAAATATACTTTTAATGATTCTTTGGGAAACCAAATCGCTGGAAAATAAAAAATATGCCGCATTGTCGATAAAAATAATCGAAATTGGTAAAATGCTTGGGGGATGGAGCGGGCAAATTTTAAAACAAAACTCTCCCAAAACGGGAGAGAAATGA
- the ruvA gene encoding Holliday junction branch migration protein RuvA, giving the protein MIGHLEGKVLFKGERHVVLDVGGVGYKIFVPAPANKISVNENAKFWTHLHVKEDALELYGFSHQAELEFFESLISISGIGPKSALGVLALAPVDTIKRAIASGDTSYLTKISGIGRKTAEKIVLELKDKMGFGKVSLGGEEFKEDTDILDALEALGYSQREAREMLQKIPASIQGREKRLKEALKMLGK; this is encoded by the coding sequence ATGATTGGACACTTAGAAGGCAAGGTTTTGTTTAAGGGAGAGCGGCATGTTGTTTTGGATGTCGGTGGAGTTGGTTATAAAATTTTTGTGCCGGCGCCCGCGAATAAAATTTCCGTAAATGAAAATGCCAAGTTCTGGACCCATCTTCACGTAAAAGAAGACGCGCTTGAGCTTTACGGATTTTCGCACCAAGCCGAGCTGGAGTTTTTTGAATCTTTGATTTCGATCTCGGGCATCGGCCCAAAGTCGGCCTTGGGCGTGCTTGCTTTGGCGCCGGTAGACACAATAAAACGCGCGATTGCGTCCGGAGATACATCTTATCTGACAAAGATTTCCGGCATCGGCAGAAAGACAGCTGAAAAAATTGTCTTGGAATTGAAAGACAAAATGGGATTCGGAAAAGTTTCATTAGGCGGGGAAGAATTTAAAGAAGATACTGATATTTTGGACGCGCTGGAAGCCCTGGGGTATTCCCAGCGCGAAGCCCGTGAAATGCTTCAAAAAATTCCGGCGAGCATCCAGGGCCGCGAAAAAAGGTTAAAAGAAGCTCTGAAAATGTTAGGAAAATAG
- a CDS encoding response regulator, whose protein sequence is MPSEQKKNSYQAQAAPTEAPPQGTNRKAQSGKVKILAVEDDKFLRDLIVQKLRKEGFATFEAIDGEEGLKMAKEHRPDLILLDLILPGMDGFEVLRRMKSDQNTSSIPIIVLSNLGQKEDMDRAVSGGAEDFMVKAHFTPGEIISKIKVILKKKYF, encoded by the coding sequence GTGCCTAGCGAGCAAAAGAAAAACAGTTATCAAGCGCAAGCTGCACCAACGGAAGCGCCCCCGCAAGGGACAAACAGAAAGGCGCAATCCGGAAAAGTCAAAATTCTGGCGGTTGAGGACGACAAGTTTTTAAGAGATTTAATCGTTCAGAAGCTCCGGAAAGAAGGTTTTGCCACATTTGAGGCGATTGACGGCGAAGAAGGGCTGAAGATGGCCAAAGAACACCGCCCGGACCTGATTTTGCTTGACCTTATTTTGCCCGGCATGGACGGTTTTGAAGTGTTGCGCCGCATGAAGAGCGACCAAAACACTTCTTCAATACCGATAATCGTACTTTCAAATCTCGGGCAAAAGGAAGACATGGACCGGGCCGTCTCTGGCGGGGCGGAGGATTTCATGGTCAAAGCCCATTTCACTCCGGGGGAAATAATTTCCAAAATAAAGGTCATTTTAAAAAAGAAGTATTTTTAG
- a CDS encoding ABC transporter substrate-binding protein encodes MFTKIIILAIVVAAAFAGWYWWDLNNVETVKISFADAENLKFLLAVLQDKGIAEKHGLKLDVLFSPPSEAERRLIEKVDGVEVGTINPLSIAITNQAKNIKLRAFVSTYQTNQALVVKAASPYYKFEDLKGARVAMHPKGSASYTMHAVGMKTLGLDLERDFKLVFGSFPQNEQRLANGEVEAAFLNAVATARFLATGNYREVVNLSREWGGITSSAVIPFVDLAAHADWISQNPNKVKRLREAVLEAAIFIRKNTQLIEEYKGILGLERPEEINLMKERLPAIYPLAWLPEEHNALVKKAFELNLIPEPPKENIFVE; translated from the coding sequence ATGTTTACAAAAATCATTATCTTGGCAATCGTAGTTGCCGCGGCATTCGCCGGCTGGTACTGGTGGGATTTAAATAATGTTGAAACCGTTAAAATTAGTTTTGCGGACGCCGAAAACCTGAAATTTTTACTGGCAGTATTACAGGACAAAGGGATTGCAGAGAAACATGGATTGAAATTGGACGTTCTTTTTTCTCCTCCATCCGAAGCCGAGCGTCGCCTGATTGAAAAAGTAGACGGGGTTGAGGTCGGCACCATAAATCCGCTGTCAATTGCAATTACCAATCAAGCTAAAAACATAAAGCTGCGCGCGTTTGTGTCTACCTATCAAACCAACCAGGCCTTGGTGGTGAAAGCCGCGTCTCCCTACTATAAATTTGAGGACCTTAAAGGAGCAAGAGTTGCCATGCATCCCAAAGGAAGCGCGTCTTACACTATGCATGCCGTGGGGATGAAAACGCTTGGGTTGGATTTGGAGCGCGATTTTAAGCTCGTTTTCGGCTCGTTTCCGCAAAATGAGCAACGTCTGGCAAACGGAGAAGTAGAGGCCGCGTTTTTAAACGCGGTTGCCACTGCGCGGTTTTTGGCAACCGGCAATTATAGGGAAGTAGTCAATTTGAGCAGGGAGTGGGGTGGCATTACCAGCTCTGCCGTCATACCATTCGTGGATTTGGCGGCCCACGCAGACTGGATTTCGCAGAATCCGAATAAAGTTAAACGTTTAAGAGAAGCCGTTTTGGAAGCGGCAATCTTCATTCGGAAAAACACGCAGTTAATAGAAGAGTATAAAGGCATTTTGGGACTTGAGCGGCCCGAAGAAATCAACCTGATGAAGGAGCGCCTGCCGGCAATTTATCCCCTTGCCTGGTTGCCGGAAGAGCATAACGCTCTTGTAAAAAAGGCCTTTGAATTGAATCTCATTCCGGAGCCGCCCAAAGAAAATATTTTTGTTGAATAA
- a CDS encoding 30S ribosomal protein S20 has translation MPITSSAKKALRQSGRRRERNLVWKAKLKSAVKTAEKDKSAESLRLAYKAIDKSAKKGLTKKNKAARMKSRLAKLVK, from the coding sequence ATGCCAATAACTTCATCAGCCAAAAAAGCGTTGAGGCAATCCGGCCGGAGGCGGGAAAGAAATTTGGTTTGGAAAGCCAAATTAAAAAGCGCCGTCAAAACAGCCGAGAAAGACAAGTCGGCGGAATCGCTGCGCCTTGCCTACAAAGCCATAGATAAATCCGCCAAAAAGGGCCTCACCAAAAAAAACAAAGCCGCAAGGATGAAATCCAGGCTCGCGAAACTGGTCAAATAA